In the genome of Terribacillus sp. FSL K6-0262, one region contains:
- a CDS encoding DEAD/DEAH box helicase has translation MKNHQFKQYALQPTVNEAIDKLGFAKPTPIQEKVIPAVLRGESVIGQSHTGSGKTHSYLIPLFSKLKEGEQNAQFVVTAPTRELAIQIYEEARHFIKLAGKEHEWHTKLFIGGTDKKRSIEKLKTQPQIVIGTPGRILDLMEEQALDLYPAASFVVDEADLMLDLGFIKEVDQILSRMRQDVQLLVFSATIPERLQPFLKKYLENPKHFEIGGHLSPETMEHRLIPMRHRSEAEMIMKIAGVIQPYMAIIFVNGKDAANALAAELTDKGLQVGLLHGGLTPRERKRVLRDIQELRFQYLVATDLAARGIDIKGVSHVINAQLPKEEPFYVHRVGRTARAGLEGTAISLYHDHDLELIQKLDKKGLAFTTYDIAGGEWKELKAWNERVTRKKTESDNESQAWKQVRKPKKVKPGYKRKMKYQKDKIKKKLDRKDRFKRK, from the coding sequence ATGAAAAATCATCAATTCAAACAATATGCGCTTCAGCCGACAGTCAATGAAGCGATTGATAAACTTGGCTTTGCCAAACCAACACCGATCCAGGAAAAAGTCATCCCGGCTGTTCTGCGCGGGGAAAGCGTCATTGGGCAGTCCCATACCGGATCTGGTAAAACGCATTCCTATTTGATTCCATTGTTCAGCAAGTTGAAGGAAGGCGAACAGAACGCACAGTTCGTCGTCACGGCACCAACTCGGGAACTGGCCATCCAGATTTATGAGGAAGCCCGCCACTTCATCAAACTCGCCGGTAAAGAGCACGAATGGCATACCAAGCTGTTCATTGGCGGCACAGACAAAAAGAGATCGATCGAGAAATTGAAGACACAGCCGCAGATCGTCATCGGTACACCGGGCCGAATCCTCGATTTGATGGAGGAGCAGGCTTTGGATCTGTATCCTGCTGCGAGCTTCGTCGTCGATGAGGCAGATTTGATGCTGGACCTTGGTTTCATCAAAGAAGTGGATCAGATTTTGTCCCGGATGCGCCAGGATGTACAGCTGCTTGTATTCTCAGCGACAATTCCGGAGCGGCTGCAGCCATTCCTCAAAAAATACCTGGAGAATCCGAAGCACTTCGAAATCGGCGGTCATCTATCTCCTGAGACGATGGAACACCGCCTGATCCCGATGCGCCACCGCAGTGAAGCGGAGATGATCATGAAGATAGCTGGTGTCATCCAGCCCTATATGGCGATCATTTTTGTAAACGGAAAAGATGCCGCCAATGCCCTGGCAGCCGAATTGACGGATAAAGGGCTGCAGGTGGGCTTATTGCACGGCGGACTCACGCCAAGGGAACGAAAGCGTGTATTGCGGGATATCCAGGAGCTGCGGTTCCAATACCTGGTTGCAACCGACTTGGCAGCACGCGGCATCGACATCAAGGGTGTCAGCCATGTCATCAATGCGCAGCTGCCAAAAGAGGAGCCTTTCTATGTACACCGCGTCGGACGGACTGCGCGTGCAGGATTGGAAGGTACTGCAATCAGCTTGTATCATGATCATGACCTGGAGCTGATCCAGAAGCTCGACAAAAAGGGTCTTGCCTTCACGACCTATGACATTGCAGGTGGAGAGTGGAAGGAACTAAAAGCTTGGAATGAGCGGGTTACGCGGAAAAAGACGGAATCCGATAATGAATCCCAAGCATGGAAGCAAGTGCGGAAGCCGAAGAAAGTAAAACCGGGCTATAAGCGTAAAATGAAATATCAAAAAGATAAAATCAAGAAAAAGCTGGACCGAAAAGATCGTTTTAAGCGGAAGTAA
- a CDS encoding Nif3-like dinuclear metal center hexameric protein has protein sequence MTEQIRIADVIEYFESWCPSSLAYDWDNVGLQVGTLDNLVTGIMTTLDVTEAVVDEAIRNRVNLIIAHHPLLFAPPKKLDTDTPKGRIIQKLLKHDITVYAAHTNLDLVEGGVNDMLADALELMQKRVFLPEGNQTFKKLIVFVPKTHEQRVKDALHAGGAGNIGNYEKVSFVSQGSGYFQPMDDAQPFIGQAGVLEQVEEVRIEVLVPSEKVRQAVDAMIKAHPYEEVAYDIYPVEQTGKVYGLGRIGKLPSPMTLRELAEKVRQRYDVQHVRFIGDASASVETVAVLGGSGRDYINQALKQADVYITGDLTFHETQDAMEAGLKLIDPGHYAEQIMKEKVADYLQAAFKEVPVFISQVNTDPFRAI, from the coding sequence ATGACTGAACAAATACGGATTGCTGACGTTATCGAGTATTTCGAATCTTGGTGCCCGTCATCGCTTGCATATGATTGGGATAATGTCGGTCTGCAGGTAGGGACGCTTGATAACCTGGTGACTGGTATCATGACAACACTGGATGTAACCGAAGCTGTTGTGGATGAGGCGATACGGAACAGGGTGAATTTGATCATTGCCCATCACCCTTTATTGTTTGCCCCGCCAAAAAAACTGGATACGGATACACCGAAAGGACGCATCATCCAGAAGCTGCTGAAACATGACATCACCGTATATGCAGCCCATACGAATCTGGACCTGGTCGAAGGCGGTGTCAATGATATGCTGGCGGATGCTTTGGAATTGATGCAAAAAAGGGTCTTTCTGCCGGAAGGGAATCAGACTTTCAAGAAACTGATTGTCTTTGTCCCGAAGACACATGAGCAAAGAGTGAAGGATGCCTTGCATGCAGGAGGAGCTGGTAATATAGGGAATTATGAGAAAGTCAGCTTTGTTTCCCAAGGCAGCGGATACTTCCAGCCTATGGACGATGCACAGCCTTTCATTGGTCAGGCAGGGGTGCTGGAGCAAGTGGAAGAGGTTCGAATCGAAGTGCTGGTACCTAGTGAGAAGGTAAGACAAGCGGTGGATGCAATGATTAAAGCCCATCCGTATGAAGAAGTGGCATACGATATTTATCCGGTTGAGCAGACAGGGAAAGTTTATGGCTTGGGCCGAATCGGTAAACTGCCGTCACCGATGACATTGCGTGAACTGGCTGAAAAGGTAAGACAGCGGTATGATGTGCAGCATGTACGTTTTATCGGGGATGCATCTGCTTCGGTAGAAACAGTCGCTGTACTCGGAGGAAGCGGCAGGGACTATATCAACCAAGCCCTCAAACAGGCTGATGTCTATATCACCGGGGATTTAACATTCCATGAAACACAGGATGCAATGGAAGCAGGACTGAAACTGATCGATCCAGGCCATTATGCTGAACAGATCATGAAGGAAAAGGTAGCGGATTATTTGCAAGCTGCATTCAAAGAAGTGCCTGTATTTATATCTCAAGTGAATACGGATCCGTTCCGTGCCATATGA
- a CDS encoding deoxyribonuclease IV, translated as MIIGSHVSMSGKKMLLGSSEEAYSYGANAMMIYTGAPQNTRRKAIEELNIEAGRAHMKEHGITDIVVHAPYIINIGNTIKPETFELGVNFLRSEIERTEAIGAEQIVLHPGAHVGEGVPAAIQKIIEGLNEVLEKEQNVQIALETMAGKGSEVGSNFEELARIIDGVTYNDKLSICFDTCHTHDAGYDIVNDFDGVLDHFDRVIGLDRLKVIHVNDSKNERGARKDRHENIGFGHIGYDALRYIVHHDQLQHLPKILETPYVGEDKKNKKAPYAHEIDMLMANSFNPNLKEHIMA; from the coding sequence ATGATAATCGGATCACATGTCAGTATGAGCGGGAAGAAAATGCTATTGGGTTCCAGTGAGGAAGCGTATTCCTATGGCGCCAATGCGATGATGATTTATACTGGGGCACCACAGAACACAAGAAGAAAGGCGATCGAAGAGCTGAACATCGAAGCAGGACGTGCGCATATGAAAGAGCACGGAATCACTGACATCGTCGTGCATGCTCCTTATATCATCAATATCGGAAATACAATCAAGCCGGAGACTTTCGAGCTCGGTGTCAATTTCCTTCGCAGTGAAATCGAACGGACAGAAGCTATCGGGGCGGAACAGATCGTGCTTCATCCCGGTGCGCATGTCGGGGAAGGAGTCCCGGCTGCTATCCAGAAAATCATTGAAGGTCTGAACGAAGTGCTGGAAAAAGAACAGAATGTCCAGATCGCATTGGAAACGATGGCTGGAAAAGGATCTGAGGTTGGATCGAACTTTGAAGAACTTGCGCGCATCATCGATGGCGTTACGTATAATGACAAGCTATCCATTTGCTTCGATACTTGCCACACACATGATGCAGGCTATGATATCGTCAACGATTTCGATGGAGTATTGGATCATTTTGACAGGGTGATTGGCCTGGACAGGTTGAAAGTGATCCATGTCAATGACAGCAAGAATGAACGCGGAGCACGAAAAGACCGGCACGAAAACATTGGTTTTGGCCATATCGGCTACGATGCGCTGCGTTATATCGTCCATCACGATCAGCTGCAGCATTTGCCTAAGATTTTGGAAACACCTTATGTCGGGGAAGACAAGAAGAACAAAAAAGCACCTTATGCACATGAAATCGATATGCTGATGGCAAATAGTTTCAATCCGAACTTAAAAGAACATATCATGGCGTAA
- the ispG gene encoding flavodoxin-dependent (E)-4-hydroxy-3-methylbut-2-enyl-diphosphate synthase has product MALIHRKDTRPVKVGDITIGGKNEVVIQSMTTTKTHDVEATVAEILRLEEAGCQVVRVACPDQRAAEAIPEIKKRINIPLVVDIHFNYKLALKAIEGGADKIRINPGNIGKREKVEAVVNAAKAKGIPIRIGVNAGSLERHILEKYGYPTADGMVESALHHIKILEELDFHDIIVSLKASDVSLAIEAYEKAAEVIPYPLHLGITESGTLFAGTVKSAAGLGAILSKGIGSTMRISLSADPVEEVKVARELLKIFNLSSNAATLISCPTCGRIEIDLISIANEVEEYISTIKAPIKVAVLGCAVNGPGEAREADIGIAGARGEGLLFRHGEIIRKVPEETMVEELKVEIDKLAEEYFAKQAKEKEAAEA; this is encoded by the coding sequence ATGGCATTAATACACAGAAAAGACACCCGTCCGGTCAAAGTCGGGGACATTACGATCGGCGGTAAAAACGAGGTTGTCATTCAGTCCATGACAACAACAAAGACACATGACGTGGAAGCTACGGTAGCGGAAATACTGCGTCTTGAGGAAGCAGGCTGTCAAGTCGTGCGAGTTGCATGCCCTGACCAGCGTGCAGCCGAGGCGATTCCTGAAATCAAGAAACGTATAAACATTCCGCTGGTTGTAGATATTCATTTCAACTATAAATTGGCTCTGAAAGCGATCGAAGGCGGAGCGGACAAAATCCGGATCAACCCAGGCAACATCGGTAAACGGGAAAAGGTTGAGGCGGTCGTCAACGCAGCCAAAGCAAAAGGCATTCCGATTCGTATCGGTGTAAACGCTGGTTCATTGGAGCGTCACATCCTTGAAAAATACGGTTATCCGACTGCAGATGGCATGGTAGAGAGTGCCTTGCATCATATCAAGATCTTGGAAGAACTCGATTTCCATGACATCATCGTATCCCTTAAGGCATCCGATGTATCCTTGGCCATCGAAGCATATGAAAAAGCGGCAGAAGTGATCCCTTACCCGCTTCACCTTGGTATCACTGAATCAGGAACACTGTTTGCCGGTACAGTAAAAAGTGCTGCCGGTCTGGGCGCCATCCTAAGTAAAGGAATCGGAAGCACCATGCGGATTTCCCTTAGCGCGGATCCAGTGGAAGAAGTAAAAGTGGCACGCGAGCTGCTCAAAATATTCAATTTATCTTCCAATGCAGCGACATTGATTTCCTGCCCTACATGCGGACGCATCGAAATCGACTTGATCAGCATTGCGAATGAAGTGGAAGAGTATATCAGCACGATCAAGGCACCTATCAAAGTCGCCGTACTCGGATGTGCGGTCAACGGCCCTGGTGAAGCACGCGAAGCGGATATCGGCATCGCCGGTGCCCGCGGAGAAGGATTGCTGTTCCGCCACGGTGAAATCATTCGGAAAGTACCTGAAGAAACAATGGTCGAGGAATTGAAAGTCGAAATCGATAAGCTTGCTGAAGAATATTTTGCAAAACAAGCAAAAGAAAAAGAAGCAGCTGAAGCATAA
- the rpoD gene encoding RNA polymerase sigma factor RpoD — translation MAENKPAGSKVNDTEMTLEQAKDLLVEMGKKRGVLAYEEVSERLANFELDSDQMDEIYEHLNEQGVEVIGESDQDPNMKEIAKEEEFDLNDLSVPLGIKINDPVRMYLKEIGRVDLLSAKEEIELAERIEAGDEVAKRRLAEANLRLVVSIAKRYVGRGMLFLDLIQEGNMGLIKAVEKFDYRKGFKFSTYATWWIRQAITRAIADQARTIRIPVHMVETINKLIRVQRQLLQDLGREPSPEEIGEEMDLTPEKVREILKIAQEPVSLETPIGEEDDSHLGDFIEDQEATSPSDHAAYELLKEQLEDVLDTLTDREENVLRLRFGLDDGRTRTLEEVGRVFGVTRERIRQIEAKALRKLRHPSRSKRLKDFLE, via the coding sequence ATGGCGGAAAATAAGCCAGCAGGTTCTAAAGTGAATGATACTGAAATGACATTGGAGCAAGCAAAAGATCTCCTTGTTGAAATGGGTAAGAAGCGCGGAGTCCTTGCTTACGAAGAGGTAAGCGAGCGTCTTGCGAATTTCGAATTGGATTCCGATCAAATGGATGAAATCTATGAGCACTTGAACGAACAAGGTGTGGAAGTGATTGGTGAATCCGATCAGGACCCTAATATGAAGGAAATTGCAAAAGAAGAGGAATTTGACTTGAATGATTTGAGTGTGCCGCTCGGCATCAAGATCAATGACCCTGTCCGTATGTACTTGAAAGAAATCGGACGTGTCGATTTATTGTCTGCAAAAGAGGAAATCGAACTTGCAGAACGAATCGAAGCCGGCGATGAAGTAGCGAAACGGAGATTGGCGGAAGCGAACCTTCGACTTGTTGTCAGCATTGCGAAACGCTATGTCGGACGCGGTATGTTATTCCTTGATTTGATCCAGGAAGGTAATATGGGTCTCATCAAAGCAGTAGAGAAATTCGATTACCGCAAAGGTTTCAAATTCAGTACGTATGCAACTTGGTGGATCCGTCAGGCAATCACACGTGCGATCGCCGACCAAGCACGTACGATCCGTATCCCGGTGCATATGGTCGAAACAATCAATAAGTTGATCCGTGTGCAGCGTCAGCTCCTGCAGGATTTAGGGCGTGAACCGTCTCCTGAGGAAATCGGTGAAGAAATGGATCTTACACCGGAAAAAGTACGGGAAATCCTGAAGATTGCACAAGAACCAGTATCCCTTGAAACACCAATCGGGGAAGAAGATGATTCCCATCTTGGAGATTTCATTGAGGACCAGGAAGCAACCTCCCCATCTGATCATGCAGCATATGAATTGCTGAAAGAACAGCTGGAGGATGTATTGGATACATTGACTGACCGGGAAGAAAATGTCCTTCGTCTGCGTTTTGGACTTGATGACGGCAGAACGAGAACACTGGAAGAAGTCGGCCGTGTATTCGGCGTCACCAGGGAGCGTATCCGTCAAATCGAAGCCAAAGCATTGCGTAAGCTTCGCCATCCAAGCCGGAGCAAACGCTTGAAGGATTTCCTGGAATAA
- a CDS encoding tRNA (adenine(22)-N(1))-methyltransferase TrmK, translating to MNVLSLSKRLSAVAAHLPESAHFVDVGSDHAYLPCYVCLNDPSSLAVAGEINEGPFRSAQKQVKLQGLEDRIDVRKGDGLAVVEKDEVQQVIIAGMGGPLIASILEQGKDKLGRVEQLIVQPNIDARVLRKWFQANGFVLQKEQILEEAGHVYEVLVAVRQGKDIYHEDAAIREKELLLGPILVKEKNQAFRMKWLDYKRKLERNVANMQQAQHVDEIKLAAFKKELAWLEEELDD from the coding sequence ATGAACGTTTTATCATTATCAAAGCGGCTTTCGGCAGTTGCTGCCCATCTGCCTGAATCCGCTCATTTCGTCGATGTCGGATCAGATCATGCTTATCTTCCTTGTTATGTATGTCTGAACGATCCTTCGAGCCTGGCGGTAGCAGGGGAAATCAATGAAGGCCCTTTCCGCAGTGCGCAAAAGCAGGTGAAACTGCAAGGATTGGAAGACCGTATCGATGTCCGGAAAGGAGACGGACTGGCAGTGGTGGAAAAGGATGAAGTGCAACAGGTCATCATTGCCGGGATGGGAGGCCCGCTGATTGCCTCGATTTTGGAACAAGGGAAGGATAAGCTTGGCCGTGTCGAACAGCTTATCGTCCAGCCGAATATCGATGCCAGGGTTCTTCGGAAATGGTTCCAAGCTAATGGGTTCGTCCTGCAAAAAGAGCAGATCCTGGAAGAAGCTGGACATGTTTATGAAGTGTTGGTCGCTGTCAGGCAGGGTAAGGATATTTATCATGAGGATGCAGCCATCCGCGAAAAGGAGCTTTTGCTCGGCCCGATATTAGTGAAGGAGAAAAATCAAGCCTTTCGTATGAAATGGCTGGATTACAAGCGGAAGCTTGAGCGGAATGTAGCGAATATGCAGCAAGCGCAGCATGTCGATGAGATAAAGCTGGCAGCTTTTAAGAAAGAACTGGCATGGCTTGAGGAGGAATTGGATGACTGA
- a CDS encoding DUF2624 domain-containing protein, with protein MNFIVHKLVLNKLKNLTVDEILEQSRAYQVPLTPSQASQIVQFLRQNRLDPFKENDRLQMLKALAQITDTQTAQKTHQIFLQLAKEHGIQL; from the coding sequence ATGAATTTCATCGTCCATAAACTCGTCCTTAATAAGCTGAAGAATTTGACTGTAGATGAGATCCTGGAGCAAAGCCGAGCATATCAAGTACCCCTTACGCCCTCACAGGCATCCCAAATCGTCCAATTTCTGCGTCAGAACAGATTAGATCCATTCAAAGAAAATGATCGGCTTCAGATGCTGAAGGCTCTCGCCCAAATCACCGATACACAAACCGCTCAAAAAACCCACCAAATATTCCTGCAGCTGGCGAAGGAACACGGCATCCAGCTGTAG
- a CDS encoding 4-hydroxy-3-methylbut-2-enyl diphosphate reductase: MNVIKIAPRGYCYGVVDAMVIAQNAVRDENLPRPIYILGMIVHNAHVTNAFETEGVITLDGSNRMELLEQIDSGTVVFTAHGVSPEVKQRAHEKGLTVLDATCPDVTRTHDLIREKVAEGYEVVYIGKKGHPEPEGAMGVAPGKVHLVQTEEDVQALELDAEKLIVTNQTTMSQWDVYDVMQLVKEKFPQTEMIQEICMATQVRQEAVAEQAKDADLTLVVGDPRSNNSNRLAQVSEEIAGTKAYRIEDLSQLKLEWLEGVETVAITAGASTPTPVTKEVINFIEKFDPASKEDVKLEFNVDPKKILPKVKVKKA; this comes from the coding sequence ATGAACGTAATCAAAATAGCGCCGCGAGGTTACTGCTACGGTGTGGTGGATGCCATGGTGATAGCGCAGAATGCCGTAAGGGATGAGAACCTGCCCCGGCCGATCTACATTCTCGGCATGATCGTGCATAATGCGCATGTAACCAATGCATTCGAAACGGAAGGTGTCATCACACTCGATGGTTCGAACCGAATGGAGCTTTTAGAACAAATAGACAGCGGTACCGTAGTATTCACCGCACATGGTGTATCACCTGAAGTAAAACAGCGAGCTCATGAAAAAGGCCTGACAGTCCTTGATGCAACCTGCCCGGATGTGACCCGCACCCACGACTTGATCCGTGAAAAAGTGGCTGAGGGCTATGAAGTGGTCTATATCGGGAAAAAAGGCCATCCAGAGCCAGAAGGTGCGATGGGTGTCGCTCCCGGTAAGGTTCATCTCGTCCAGACGGAAGAAGACGTACAAGCACTCGAATTGGATGCTGAGAAGCTGATCGTGACGAACCAGACGACGATGAGCCAGTGGGATGTCTACGATGTCATGCAGCTTGTAAAAGAGAAATTCCCACAGACAGAGATGATACAGGAAATCTGCATGGCAACACAAGTACGCCAGGAAGCTGTCGCTGAACAAGCAAAGGATGCTGATTTGACATTGGTTGTCGGCGATCCGCGCAGCAACAACTCCAACCGCCTTGCACAGGTATCAGAAGAAATCGCTGGTACAAAGGCATACCGCATCGAAGATCTTTCCCAGCTGAAGCTGGAATGGCTGGAAGGTGTTGAAACGGTGGCTATCACTGCCGGCGCCTCCACTCCCACTCCTGTGACGAAGGAAGTCATCAATTTCATCGAGAAATTCGATCCGGCATCCAAGGAAGATGTGAAGCTGGAATTCAATGTGGATCCGAAGAAAATCCTTCCGAAAGTCAAAGTCAAAAAAGCATAA